Proteins from a genomic interval of Fusarium oxysporum Fo47 chromosome I, complete sequence:
- a CDS encoding Bromodomain-containing protein, with product MDSKRKANGAATVDNDDRGSKRRRLTGDFDLSKGESRESTTTYGLSFLEHIRKTADKAGRLVATNFEELPPREENADYYEQTRMPISLSMIEQKLNDGEFENLSELEGYFKRMISNAKEFYPRSTEIFEDAERLRKAVSNYMTKKNPAYHVRGYQAVPTPFPDDDGEEANEDNEDEEMNDDENEDDDEPEEEKEDEDEEEDEEEEEEAPSSRRRTITLKRRTPGRTPGRRASTRGKETPKPAAPAAKPDHVYEDVPYKGLSFQQAQEKLIEELIRREDPGYDGPYFEAFINLPPRSLKEYFKVISDPMSIRKLQKAVKGFHGRGGSTGVSDFKSWAAFEEKAKLLWTNAYFYNEEGSEIYLVAQDLEKFFYDQLKQAQAVVTEPSQPKIKLKVGGSSETPTPGPKKITIHVGGQRDSADSPAPAQSKEAITNGQTVNGTARTSTPAQAVNPQLEKARSTSLSAVPSPSPSVQSALKAEEASRASPAVTSQPPSAAPNQATPATPAAAPVAVPAPVPVAPPQPINNPLVNGYMDQKHPRRPGKGIDDALIESMKIQVHPTLQSHSPVLATIRPNPKEMEQAATLNLPPHLTRILAVTAIPSHLQTRQYSLWTLVNKQPLKPIHHQAPGQLPHERAFEAMLHPGLNVLESHLIAAIPRDERVPGGPEVELEVFTISINVLRN from the exons ATGGACAGCAAACGCAAAGCCAATGGTGCTGCCACGGTCGACAACGACGACAGAGGCTCTAAGCGTCGCAGACTTACT GGCGATTTCGATCTTTCCAAAGGCGAATCTCGAGAATCAACAACTACATATGGCCTGTCATTCCTAGAGCATATTCGAAAAACCGCCGACAAAGC TGGGCGTCTTGTCGCAACCAATTTCGAAGAACTTCCACCCCGCGAGGAAAATGCAGACTATTACGAACAAACACGCATGCCCATTTCATTATCCATGATCGAGCAGAAACTGAACGATGGCGAATTTGAGAACTTGTCCGAGCTTGAGGGCTACTTTAAGCGCATGATCAGCAACGCGAAGGAGTTCTACCCTCGATCAACCGAGATATTCGAAGACGCGGAACGATTGAGAAAGGCTGTCAGCAATTACATGACCAAGAAAAATCCGGCATATCATGTTAGAGGTTATCAGGCTGTGCCGACCCCGTTCCcggatgatgatggcgaggaggCCAATGAAGACAACGAGGACGAAGAAATGAACGATGACGAGaacgaagatgacgacgagcccgaggaagaaaaagaagacgaggatgaagaggaagatgaagaggaagaagaagaggcgcCAAGCTCTCGTAGACGAACCATTACACTCAAGCGGAGAACACCTGGTCGTACACCTGGTCGAAGGGCGTCCACTCGAGGCAAAGAGACCCCAAAGCCAGCAGCGCCCGCCGCAAAGCCAGACCACGTCTATGAAGATGTACCCTACAAAGGATTGTCATTTCAGCAAGCCCAGGAAAAGCTCATCGAGGAGCTTATCCGACGTGAAGACCCTGGATACGATGGCCCTTACTTCGAAGCTTTCATTAACCTACCGCCTCGGTCTCTCAAAGAGTATTTCAAGGTTATCAGTGACCCCATGTCGATCCGAAAACTGCAGAAGGCGGTCAAGGGTTTCCACGGTCGTGGTGGTTCAACTGGAGTTAGCGATTTCAAGTCATGGGCCGCTTTTGAGGAGAAGGCGAAGCTATTGTGGACCAACGCGTACTTTTACAATGAAGAAGGCAGTGAAATCTACTTGGTTGCGCAGGATCTCGAG AAATTCTTTTATGATCAGTTAAAACAAGCACAAGCTGTTGTAACTGAACCTTCTCAACCAAAGATCAAGTTAAAGGTTGGCGGATCCAGTGAGACGCCTACACCCGGACCCAAGAAGATCACAATCCATGTTGGAGGTCAACGAGATTCTGCTGATTCGCCAGCGCCAGCTCAATCGAAGGAGGCGATAACAAATGGCCAAACTGTGAACGGTACGGCACGTACTTCAACGCCTGCTCAAGCTGTCAATCCCCAACTGGAAAAGGCTAGAAGCACCTCGTTATCTGCTGTGCCATCTCCTAGTCCTTCGGTACAGAGTGCTCTCAAGGCAGAGGAGGCCTCAAGGGCATCGCCAGCAGTTACATCACAACCGCCTAGCGCTGCACCTAATCAAGCGACTCCCGCGACTCCTGCGGCTGCTCCCGTCGCTGTCCCTGCTCCTGTGCCTGTGGCACCACCGCAACCAATCAACAATCCGCTTGTTAATGGGTATATGGACCAGAAGCATCCTCGTCGCCCTGGTAAAG GTATCGACGATGCTCTCATTGAGAGTATGAAGATTCAGGTTCACCCCACTCTTCAATCACACAGTCCTGTACTGGCAACCATCAGACCCAACCCCAAGGAGATGGAACAGGCTGCCACTCTTAACCTACCTCCTCATCTCACCCGTATTCTTGCCGTCACCGCAATACCCAGCCATTTACAGACTAGACAATACAGCCTCTGGACACTGGTTAACAAGCAACCGCTTAAGCCCATTCATCACCAAGCCCCAGGCCAGCTACCTCACGAGCGCGCCTTCGAGGCAATGCTACATCCAGGGCTCAACGTACTCGAGTCACATCTCATCGCTGCCATTCCGCGAGATGAGCGTGTTCCGGGCGGTCCAGAGGTTGAATTAGAAGTCTTCACCATCTCGATCAATGTCCTGAGGAATTAA
- a CDS encoding Maf-like protein-domain-containing protein: MADTPSEPPPDYEKSTATQGTPQRPLRKGPIPLELPILKHLNGKRVILASASPRRKALLQQFGLTNLEILPSTKPENLDKAALGPYEYVAATAHQKCMDVYTTALEVHLKSIPDPDLVIAADTVIVTKDGRILEKPRSEADHIRMLKHLRDQRMHKVLTSIVVIAPREDARHPGYVIDTYTEETKVYFLSESEGLPDDVIEAYVKTREGADKAGGYAVQGVGGMLLVEKIDGSVDNVVGLPVRKCMAMAEKVIFRQEEEDFEGEGEEED; encoded by the exons ATGGCTGATACACCAAGCGAACCACCTCCTGACTATGAAAAGTCCACCGCCACTCAGGGCACCCCTCAGCGGCCCTTACGGAAAGGTCCTATACCGCTAGAACTCCCAATTCTTAAGCACCTCAACGGCAAGAGAGTGATTCTTGCATCTGCCTCACCACGAAGAAAGGCATTGCTACAACAG TTTGGCCTCACAAACCTTGAGATTCTCCCATCCACCAAACCCGAGAATCTCGACAAAGCTGCACTAGGTCCTTACGAGTATGTAGCTGCAACTGCTCACCAGAAGTGTATGGACGTTTATACTACCGCACTTGAAGTTCATCTGAAATCTATACCGGATCCTGATCTCGTCATCGCTGCGGACACTGTTATCGTTACCAAGGATGGTCGAATTCTGGAGAAGCCTCGAAGTGAAGCTGATCACATTCGCATGCTCAAGCATCTGCGAGACCAGAGAATGCACAAGGTCTTGACGTCGATTGTAGTTATCGCCCCAAGAGAAGACGCGAGACATCCGGGCTATGTCATCGACACCTACACAGAAGAGACCAAGGTGTACTTCTTGAGTGAATCTGAGGGCCTTCCTGATGATGTGATTGAGGCGTATGTCAAGACTCGTGAAGGTGCGGATAAGGCTGGTGGCTACGCTGTTCAGGGTGTGGGCGGCATGttgcttgttgagaagatcgacGGAAGTGTCGACAATGTCGTTGGACTTCCAGTAAGAAAATGCATGGCTATGGCGGAGAAGGTCATATTCAGacaggaagaggaggactttgaaggtgaaggcgaggaagaggactAG
- a CDS encoding armadillo-type protein — MSFAIEVPADANPLSLQSLYQTLQSATSTDYAQRQTAGQQLTSWELQSGYYSSLQAVYLDKSLAYEVRFLAIIQLKNGIDRYWRLFNHVKNSIKPDEKSLIRSRLFQGSIEEEHTNLALHNALVVAKIVRIDYPGEWPDAMGNIIELLRSSRNGNQRHLHGILEILLRVVKELGTARMRKNQTALQSVTPEIVHVLSEVYSEKSQAWMGFLTGGPGGQEEVNLAMLNSLLALRVLRRLVIMGYERPHSDNTVEQFWTLSQNQFGQLLNLVSHDSAVPPNYQEVVGKHLLQFTKLHIDMAEQHAASFVFLPNSIPLVQSYWELVAKFAEVFDKSGGIRQGPSETGSAKSKVEGPVLERLALKGLLLLRSCVRIGFQHVQTFRWRSPETKAEQEKAKNLIKSELLKPDLVIQIVNSIITHLFVFRKSDLEGWEEDPEEWEQQEQSEGNAYEWEVRPCAEKLFLDLLTNYKDLLVPPLLSYFQTAQDPQADIATKEAVYTAMGLAAAHVHHVFDFDAVLASTIVNDARLQGGLCKVLRRRIAILVSQWAPIKLDDSSRPIVYQIYRHFLNPEDETNDVVVRITAARQLRWIADELDFNVDAFLPYTSDVLSQLINLVQSVDVDETKLAILESIRILVTRMEEQVSQFGDQLMSALPTVWENSGAEEYMIKQAVTSIFAALVMSMGPDSQRYQHFMLPLLSEAARRGSDLHLHLIDESLELWNNILMQSYAPLAPELINIAELALPLLEYDSETASLALTAVESYILLAPASMLEDRLRRPTLSALSNILDSKSREQVRMGTSCIENFIRAAVELGGSTGVSVILQDMVEIGFMNKILGNLHDAWESHQTTGPNRKVSKLSTITETDYFAILGRLALAEPTLFSQMLTNMGSLDQVWAWLSSEWFSHMSSMDHIERQKLYLLGLTRLLELSSPVQELVLSKLQDYFDMWINVISDLQDGVANGTDTLIWGPLETTEYDTPKIIAERNMEAKDPIHTVHAFDFVKMRLQDLVNRVGGEQAFQEQWAVNVDKEVLDKFQQMASGVQQQQQQQQ, encoded by the exons ATGAGCTTTGCTATCGAAGTCCCAGCCGATGCGAACCCGCTGTCTTTGCAGTCGCTCTACCAGACACTGCAGTCAGCCACTTCAACTGACTATGCGCAGCGTCAAACGGCAGGGCAACAACTAACATCATGGGAGCTCCAATCAGGCTACTATTCTTCGTTGCAG GCTGTCTACCTCGACAAGTCCCTCGCCTACGAAGTTCGATTTCTCGCCATCATTCAGCTCAAGAATGGTATTGACCGCTATTGGCGGTTGTTTAACCATGTCAAGAACAGTATAAAACCAGacgagaagagcttgatacGCTCGCGGCTGTTCCAAGGTTCTATCGAGGAAGAGCACACCAACCTTGCTCTACACAATGCTCTGGTGGTCGCGAAGATCGTTAGAATCGATTATCCTGGCGAATGGCCAGATGCTATGGGCAATATTATCGAACTCCTCCGTTCATCGCGAAATGGTAACCAGAGACATCTTCATGGCATCCTCGAAATTCTACTACGAGTGGTGAAGGAACTGGGAACCGCACGCATGCGAAAGAACCAGACCGCTCTGCAATCGGTCACCCCTGAGATTGTTCACGTTCTAAGCGAAGTCTACTCAGAAAAGTCCCAGGCATGGATGGGCTTCCTTACCGGTGGGCCAGGAGGTCAGGAGGAAGTCAACCTGGCTATGCTCAACAGCTTACTTGCTCTTCGAGTCCTTCGTCGGCTTGTTATTATGGGCTACGAGCGCCCCCACAGTGATAACACCGTTGAGCAATTCTGGACTTTGTCACAGAACCAGTTCGGgcagctcctcaaccttgttAGTCATGACTCGGCAGTCCCACCAAATTATCAAGAAGTTGTTGGCAAGCACTTGCTCCAATTTACCAAGCTGCACATTGACATGGCGGAGCAGCATGCCGCCAGCTTTGTGTTCCTTCCCAACTCCATCCCATTGGTGCAATCATATTGGGAGCTGGTTGCCAAGTTTGCAGAGGTATTCGACAAGTCTGGCGGTATCAGACAAGGCCCATCAGAGACCGGATCTGCAAAATCCAAGGTCGAGGGCCCCGTACTAGAAAGACTGGCGCTCAAGGGACTTCTCCTTCTGAGGTCATGCGTTCGAATAGGGTTCCAGCATGTCCAGACTTTTAGATGGCGAAGCCCAGAAACAAAGGCCGAGCAAGAAAAGGCTAAGAACCTGATCAAATCGGAACTTTTGAAACCCGATCTCGTCATTCAAATTGTTaactccatcatcacccATCTCTTTGTCTTCCGTAAGTCGGATCTTGAAGGTTGGGAGGAAGATCCAGAGGAGTGGGAGCAACAGGAACAGAGCGAAGGAAACGCTTATGAGTGGGAAGTAAGGCCATGTGCTGAAAAGCTGTTCCTCGATCTTCTCACAAACTATAAGGACTTGCTAGTCCCTCCCCTGTTGTCTTATTTCCAGACAGCACAAGATCCCCAGGCCGATATTGCTACCAAAGAGGCGGTGTATACTGCAATGGGCCTCGCCGCTGCTCATGTTCATCATGTATTTGACTTCGATGCCGTTCTGGCTTCAACGATTGTCAATGACGCACGTCTACAAGGCGGCCTCTGTAAGGTACTGCGGCGACGAATCGCCATCCTTGTGAGTCAGTGGGCTCCTATCAAGCTCGATGACTCAAGTAGGCCGATTGTCTACCAAATCTACCGGCATTTCCTCAACCCTGAGGATGAGACCAATGATGTGGTTGTCAGAATTACAGCTGCCCGACAACTACGATGGAtcgctgatgagcttgacttTAATGTGGACGCTTTCCTGCCATACACTTCTGATGTTTTATCacagctcatcaacctcgtTCAAAgtgttgatgtcgatgagaCTAAGTTGGCTATCCTTGAGTCCATTAGAATCCTGGTTACACGAATGGAAGAGCAAGTATCCCAGTTTGGAGACCAGCTCATGTCGGCTCTTCCTACGGTTTGGGAGAACTCGGGGGCTGAAGAGTACATGATTAAACAAGCGGTAACGTCAATTTTCGCAGCCCTGGTCATGAGCATGGGCCCCGATTCACAACGATATCAGCATTTCATGCTGCCACTCCTCTCTGAAGCAGCCCGTCGAGGATCAGACCTACACCTCCATTTAATTGATGAGTCTTTGGAATTGTGGAATAATATCCTCATGCAGAGCTATGCTCCCCTGGCTCCTGAGTTGATAAACATTGCAGAACTTGCTCTGCCACTACTCGAGTATGATAGTGAGACGGCCTCACTGGCTCTAACAGCTGTTGAGTCTTATATCCTTCTTGCTCCTGCTTCTATGCTAGAAGACCGCCTGCGTCGCCCGACATTGAGCGCATTGTCTAATATCTTAGATTCAAAGAGCCGAGAACAAGTTCGTATGGGTACTAGTTGCATTGAGAATTTTATCCGGGCTGCTGTAGAGCTTGGCGGCTCGACCGGCGTTTCAGTTATCCTACAGGATATGGTTGAAATCGGCTTTATGAACAAAATCCTCGGAAACCTACATGACGCTTGGGAATCACATCAGACCACAGGTCCCAACCGAAAGGTCAGCAAACTCAGTACTATCACTGAGACAGATTACTTTGCCATTCTAGGACGATTGGCTCTCGCTGAACCCACACTCTTCAGCCAGATGCTGACCAATATGGGTTCACTTGATCAGGTCTGGGCCTGGCTATCATCTGAGTGGTTCTCACATATGTCAAGTATGGACCACATTGAGCGGCAGAAACTCTATCTTCTTGGCTTGACAAGATTACTGGAATTGTCGTCACCTGTCCAAGAGCTTGTGTTGAGCAAACTCCAAGACTACTTCGACATGTGGATTAACGTGATTTCCGATCTCCAAGACGGCGTGGCCAATGGCACTGATACTCTGATATGGGGTCCTTTGGAGACCACCGAATATGATACCCCCAAGATCATTGCGGAACGCAATATGGAAGCCAAAGATCCCATTCATACAGTTCACGCCTTCGATTTTGTCAAGATGCGCTTGCAGGATTTAGTGAACAGGGTTGGGGGTGAGCAAGCCTTCCAGGAGCAGTGGGCTGTCAATGTAGATAAAGAGGTGCTGGACAAGTTTCAGCAAATGGCTTCCGGTgttcagcaacaacagcagcagcagcagtaa
- a CDS encoding ubiquitin domain-containing protein DSK2 — protein MADNPEPSADSQITFKVKTSSDSTHSITINDTATVLDLKTKLAGEDFENIPVERQRLIYSGRVMKNDDALSTYKIKHNNTIHMVKSAASNQQPNQTPTANTSTSTPAPTNMASGTANQPFANLTGARYAGFGNGLPGLDMFGPDGGMGAPMDEARIQRLMSDPNVQQSMNEALNNPDFINMLIDSNPMLRNLPNAREIITSPFMRQMMSSPEMMSQAMRMQRSMQGGEAGAFPAPGATDTTPQGAASGGNAQGQQGQANPFANPFLSGMMGGQQGGNAPDMAQLMQQLQGLRSLYGDVGQGQTAAGQTGQTGTGNTPSQGATDSSADAQTSGTTPNQGGAQQGSTTSPPPANPFAALFPPPGAGAQPNNPFGMNPEMMQQMMQMLGGGGLDSAPAAPADNRPPEERYAEQLRQLNDMGFFDFDRNVAALRRSGGSVQGAIEHLLSGP, from the exons ATGGCCGACAACCCCGAGCCGAGCGCTGACTCTCAGATCACCTTCAAGGTGAAGACTTCCTCAGACAGCACGCATAGCATCACTATCAACGATACAGCAACTGTCCTCGACCTCAAGACTAAGCTCGCGGGAGAGGACTTTGAGAACATTCCCGTTGAACGACAGCGCCTAATCTACTCTGGCCGAGTCATGAAGAACGATGATGCGCTGAGCACTTACAAGATTAAGCACAACAACACAATCCACATGGTCAAGAGCGCTGCCAGCAATCAGCAGCCGAACCAAACTCCCACCGCCAACACCTCCACATCGACTCCCGCCCCCACCAACATGGCTTCAGGCACAGCCAACCAACCTTTTGCCAACTTGACTGGTGCTCGATATGCTGGGTTTGGAAATGGCCTTCCCGGGCTTGACATGTTTGGGCCCGACGGTGGT ATGGGCGCTCCTATGGACGAGGCACGAATTCAACGACTCATGTCCGATCCCAACGTTCAACAGTCTATGAACGAGGCTCTCAACAATCCCGATTTTATCAACATGCTGATCGATTCGAACCCTATGCTTCGAAATCTTCCCAACGCCCGAGAAATCATCACATCACCATTTATGCGACAGATGATGAGCAGCCCCGAGATGATGAGCCAGGCTATGCGTATGCAGCGAAGCATGCAAGGAGGAGAGGCTGGAGCTTTCCCAGCTCCTGGTGCTACTGATACCACACCCCAGGGCGCAGCCAGCGGAGGAAATGCGCAGGGTCAACAAGGCCAGGCAAACCCTTTCGCCAACCCATTTCTCTCAGGCATGATGGGAGGCCAACAGGGAGGCAACGCCCCTGACATGGCTCAGTTGATGCAGCAGCTCCAGGGACTTCGCTCACTGTACGGAGACGTCGGCCAGGGACAGACAGCGGCGGGACAGACGGGACAGACTGGCACAGGGAACACACCCAGCCAAGGAGCGACGGACAGTTCGGCCGATGCGCAAACTTCTGGAACAACGCCCAACCAAGGTGGTGCGCAGCAGGGCTCAACCACTAGCCCACCTCCCGCGAACCCATTCGCTGCGCTCTTCCCTCCTCCCGGAGCTGGCGCCCAGCCCAATAACCCCTTTGGTATGAACCCCGAGATGATGCAGCAGATGATGCAAATGctcggtggtggtggatTGGACTCGGCTCCTGCGGCTCCTGCTGATAACCGACCTCCGGAAGAGCGCTACGCTGAGCAATTGCGCCAGCTTAATGACATGGGtttctttgactttgaccGCAATGTTGCGGCGCTGCGTCGAAGTGGTGGAAGTGTTCAGGGTGCCATTGAGCATTTGCTCAGCGGACCTTGA
- a CDS encoding nitrogen permease regulating protein NPR2 encodes MIQGIFYARFFPQEGPKIVAQSPAGCITPVEGSTKSPLIDFDVLHEYIIPRQAFCNRYLTINTPDGKYTVLGYPVVIPHTKYLRNEFIFNFGLVLDADVDHVPYERVVRGLASTFSEMEKQNEYLSQNAETKGSGRRPIDSLLEIVKEDLDNYGECMIPVDEANTINMKLFPHHMDPPRVRGWHVPVPKAKFSDIMDPTWDLTLQKVISHIDGVSDVRRIAHAASVSLELAKTALRHLLYYDTILLLDMFFFTACYAPRPGIHDFIRNVDGMVDECAAYVSHGRGLVSNYHLIKLMSTFAPGKSVMEWLKGHQDTGFEVLRFVDVRRFVQFGVIKGCIYRVHKFVVSKQYLAALASGQSRPVPGGDPLQKYTDGCHHFDQIITEQNMTDSEIMEKLKKLPVPKGDLAVFYR; translated from the exons ATGATTCAAGGCATCTTTTACGCCAGATTCTTCCCCCAAGAGG GCCCCAAGATCGTCGCACAGTCTCCCGCAGGCTGCATAACCCCCGTCGAAGGCTCAACCAAATCCCCTCTCATCGACTTCGACGTACTCCATGAGTACATCATTCCTAGACAAGCCTTCTGCAATCGCTatctcaccatcaacacaCCAGACGGAAAGTATACTGTCCTAGGATACCCAGTTGTTATTCCTCACACCAAGTATCTTCGAAATgagttcatcttcaacttcggCCTCGTGCTCGACGCTGATGTCGATCACGTTCCTTATGAGCGCGTCGTTCGTGGTCTAGCCTCTACCTTTTCTGAGATGGAAAAACAGAACGAGTATCTGAGCCAAAATGCAGAGACTAAAGGATCTGGGAGGAGACCGATTGATAGTTTGCTTGAGATTGTTAAGGAGGATTTGGACAATTATGGAGAGTGCATGATTCCAGTTG ACGAAGCCAATACTatcaacatgaagctcttcCCTCACCACATGGATCCTCCTAGGGTTCGAGGCTGGCATGTCCCTGTCCCAAAAGCCAAATTCTCGGACATTATGGATCCGACCTGGGATCTCACCCTTCAGAAAGTCATATCTCACATCGACGGTGTTTCTGATGTTCGACGTATCGCTCACGCTGCTTCTGTCTCTCTTGAGCTAGCAAAAACTGCACTACGCCATCTCCTCTACTACGACACTATTCTACTTCTTGACATGTTCTTTTTCACGGCATGCTACGCTCCACGGCCTGGGATCCATGACTTTATCCGAAATGTTGACGGGATGGTTGATGAGTGTGCTGCATATGTATCTCACGGACGCGGCCTTGTGAGCAACTATCATCTTATCAAACTCATGTCCACCTTTGCTCCTGGAAAATCCGTCATGGAATGGCTCAAGGGGCACCAAGACACGGGATTCGAGGTCCTCCGCTTCGTTGACGTTCGCAGATTTGTTCAGTTCGGTGTCATAAAAGGTTGCATATACCGCGTTCACAAATTCGTCGTCTCTAAGCAATATCTTGCCGCCTTAGCCTCTGGCCAAAGCCGGCCTGTCCCAGGAGGAGATCCACTGCAGAAGTATACGGATGGCTGTCACCACTTTGACCAAATTATCACAGAGCAGAACATGACGGACAGTGAAATTATGGAGAAACTCAAGAAGTTGCCAGTTCCAAAGGGGGACTTGGCAGTCTTTTATAGATAG